TCACTTTGGGGCTTGCATCTTCGCCAAACATATCAAAAAGGGTTGGCCTTAGCTTCCCAACATCAATATCATCTTTGCCAGTTTTCTGCTTGAGCATTTCAATTAGAGTTGAGAGGGGCAGAGATCTGCTTTTGACGTAGCCACTGTCATCATAGTCTTCATTCACTCCCCTGTCATCCACCTCTTCCTTATCATGGTGGTGGTCGCGGTGGCGTAATCTAGAAGGAACATGAATTCCACGAGATTCAAATGCATCTTGTACAGTGTGGTGCAAGAAGCTCCTGAACCCACTTGAACCTGATTCTGATTCTGGTTCTGAACCTTGGGGCTTAGAGCTAtcaccaatttgctctttggcCTCATCAATCAATCCCCCACTGTGGCATGAATCTGATACGATTGTAATGCGGCTACCTTTCGGGACTTTATCCACCAACTCTCTGAAATCATCATCTGTTCACAACCAAATACCACCATTGACCTTTTATCAACTCATTAACCACACCATAGACAAACCATGGGaataattatctatttagatcgaTCAAAGCAGGCTTTACAAGCCAATCAGTCAGATAACACAGAATTCCAGAACTCAGACCCTATAATCCAAAGCATTTATGTTTCTTTAGCAATGCAATGGAGTATGAGGAGTGCGTGGTTGTTAACCAGAGTCAAGCCCACGATCGTATCCACAAATTCAGTCAAAACCGCAAAAAGTATGGATCATACATActactctttcttttcttctattttcatttCCAAAAGTATCAGTAACAGAACTGGAATGCCTGAGTCTAACAAGGACACCCTAAACTAGAACAAAACTAAATCCAATGATGAGAAATACAGATCTATAACCTACGGCATGCATAgtgaagagagagagagagagagagagagagagaggaaaaCCAGTGATGAGATTCATATCGCAGGGGACGATGCACTCATCGTAGCCAGTATCATCATCGTCCCCAGTCTCAGCAGGAAGCCTAGTCCCATGGCCACTGTAGTGCACAAACAGAAAATCCCCAGGCTCAGCCGATCTCACAAGATCATTCAAAGCCCTTCTGATGTTCTTCCCTGTGGGCTGATCATAAGAATTATCGGTGTCTATCAATACCGTGATGTCTTCTTCAGAGAATCCATAGCGTTCTATAAGGCATTTGTACATTCTCTTCACATCGTTTATGCAGCCTTTCAGTTCAGCCTTTGTGCCTGGATAGTTGATTCCAATCAACACAGCTTTCTTCCCCATTGAATTCTGGTTGTTTTTGCTTTGATCAAAAGATGGTAGATTTCAGAAAAACGCTTGTCTTTTGTAGAGGGAGATGATTGACTCTTGGTTGGCAAATATTAATGTATTGctgtttttatcatttatcatcatttttgTATGCCTTTGTATCGCATAATTAGAGTTTTCATGGGCCTCGAGGCCGGTCAAAAGTAAGAtggtttagaaaaaaatatagacTTGATAAATggatttaggtaaaaaaattttgagtttagcTCAATTTGGCCCgaatttgtaaaaaagaaattttgttgttttctcaTTATTTTGTTACCATTTCACAATTatgttgctattattttattgttattgtttgagtattatataactcttattttattgtcaattctgctactattttagaagttacgtctatcttagtgttatttatgtataaagatttttttaaatttattttaaatttattggggaacatttattttaatgtttttagtatatttgatgtattatatttttaaaaaattatataaaaaataaaataaaataattttaatacggCGGGGCCGAACTGAGGCCggattttagcatttttatctaggttgggcttgggcaaaaatttaggcccattgTTCTGGTCGAGCCCAGCTCAAGCCTATCAATtaagtctaaaattttgttaggcCCGACTCGACCCATGGACAACTCTACACGTAATTATAGTTCTAGTATTTATTAAGTTACCTAATGGGGAATTAAATTCCACATTGATttctttctaatattttttattaatttatatatgattcaacttttaatttgatatatctATTAAGTAACTGAATAAATGGACATAATTTAATTACCTTGGGATACTTTGTTTTagacttaattgaattttaatagcACAAACATCAAGTGCGAAGCTAGAAAATCATTTGGGGGCCAAAATTagattgtatatttttacgatagtataaatgtaatttcattgttttaataatctatatatttataatttttaaaggatcaaaccaaatttttatcatttttgaggGGGTTAAAgtacatttttactattactaatttaaaattttataaattataaaggagtttaaatggaaaattttccattttagggggaaCTGAGGCCCCTACTAGTCCCCCTAACTTTGCCACTGACAAACATTAAGtacacataacaaaatatagtACCCATcattattatcttattataaTGAATTTGCAAATGTGATATATGATGATTGTATATAGTTTAAGTCCCATACTCTTATCAACCAAACCTATGGTGCAATGGCAAAGAACTTTTGTTGTAATGAAGTTCTAGTTGGTACTAGTGTCACGGGGATAGATTTTTTGTCCCGCAATTCGTTCGCTcaaaactcgcctaagtcagcctttactcccaaaagtgaggattcctttagAATTCCTCTAAaacaccaatttgtatagccgAAGcaattgtgccaaaagaagcttcaaaagaacaacaaaaagcCATAGAAAGAacgcacacaaagtgtttgagtaaattctcaaagaattctattactcttaagaattcaacttACAATGGATGAgatacaaatgagggggaggctctttatttatagttaagcTCCCCAAAACCGATGGTTAAGATCaaattacatcgacggacgagattagtctatcccttgattttagggatttaaaaGATTacataatatcaaataaaatctaCAAGATATAATTcccatatttactaaaaatagcctatgttgccatatcttcattatcgggtcaaccaggcttcaatctgacaggcttctccaacagtTCTTGGAATCAGGCTAGTTCTTGTGGGctaaatgatccccatctaatcgatagacctccagGGGGCGCATCCtgtgccatggtcacgggctttacACTTTGGCCCTTGACATTCTCCCCTacccattctcgcaacgccCTTGTTGCGACTTCCGAATGACACTAACTTGATTCACCTTGGAACTCTCTCGTTGCCTTGGCTTCTTCCCGACTTGTCTTGCGATCGGGTTGTCACTTCCTTCGAAACCTTTGCCTTAGCTCCCATCGCCTCTTAACTTGAATCGTTGCACTCATTGGTACATCTCGTTAGCAAGAAGTATTCGCTCTAACTTGCCCCAATTTTGACTTGTTCCCATTGGAATCCCTTTGATTCTCATATCTTGGCTTCGTATCGCCCATAGTCCCTTGGCCTCCTTGCTTAAGAACTTTAAAAGGGCCCCTACGACCTTGCCAAGCCAACAAGTTAGAATTCAAAACACTATCAGAGTGTTCGCAATGTACATTACTCGTAGCATTTACTCGTTTCGACTGCTTTTCCATTGCTTCTTTCCCCTCAAAGTTCGATAGAAAACCTACCTTTCCCAAAGGTGGCGGCTCCACAGTCGACTTCACAGGCCTCATATCGGTCTCATACTCTACTAACTTTTTCGAATGGGCTTTCGTAGCATTTCGTTCTATCGAGTTAATATTTCTCCTAGACGAAACATCTTCGACTAGGTGGATTGACTACAACACCTTGGTCCTAACCTTCATATCCTGATGCACCggtacaataattttttataacggGCCGGTGACAATATGAATTTGATCAGCCCATGGATAAAAAACTGTCTGAATCCTGTCAAGGAAATTTAAGCCAAGCATATAATCGTAATCATCTAAGTGGATTACCTCAAATTCTTCCTTGTCTTTCCATTCGCCGATTTGTAGTTCCATATTTCGAACTACTCCCACAGTTGGGGCCTCCTCAAAATTTACCGTCTTGATCTTCTTACTTGATTTCCTAATCGAGAGACTAAGTTTCTTTGCATCCTTTTCCGATATGAACAAGTCTAATGCTCTCGTATCAACAAGAGCACTCCGCTTCTGACCTACAATATTGATGTGCACAAACATCAACCCTTCTTCACCATCCATGTTCTTACGAAAGAGCACCATCAAATTAACCCTCGATGTCTTTTTCTCAACAGCCTTCACTTCTTTCGGCTTATCTTTCTTTTCAATAGCCGAAATCATCGATTTCTTCTGACATTTTCGCGCTATGTGTGGTTCTTGACAAAGGAAGCATTTTATCTTCTCTTTGTCCCTTGGGTTGTTGGATCCCCACTTCGCATCTTGTGGTTTCCCATTGCCACCTGTGCTATCGGTATTGTTTCCGTGATCGCTATATCCCTCTATATCTTCCTCATGGTTTCTCTCACTATTACCCTTTCCATTGGGCTTAGATGACTCGAATTTATCTTTCGTTCGACCAAGCTCAACAAAGGACTCTGCTTTAGCCATGGCTACAATAAGTTTGGTGATTCCTTGCCTACGCAACTCATGCTTTGCCCACGACTTTAACCCATCCTCAAACCAATATAACGCTTCTTTCTTGCTCAAGTCGGATATTTGAAGCATCAACTCACTAAATGCTCGAACATACTCCCGAACAGTACTTTGTTACGTGAGACTACGCAACTTAGCCCGAGCTTCCTTCTCGACATActatgggtaaaactgcttctTCAACTCTCTTTGGAACTCCTCCTAAGTCCTAATTGTGTTCCCATCACATTTCTCATCCATAGACCTATCGCACCACCATAAGAGAGCCACATCATTAAAATAGATTGAAGTAGTGTTTACCTTAATGGCATCATCCTCGATGCCCATCACTTAGAAATATTGCACCCTTGAACTTATTTGGTTTGGGAACATCTATTGCTTGTTTCTTCGGCCTTGAAGACAACATCCCATTACTCAAAGTAGCTTTGTAAATCGTGAGCTCCTCCTTAAGCTCTTCGATTTCCTTCTTCATGGCTAGCAGCATATCCTCGAGAGTATCATCCCTCTCTGCAAGCTTTTCTGCTGTGGATTTGACTAATCCATTCATCTTTTTCGCATTGGCACCGAGAGAATCTAACACAAATTCTCTAAGTTGCTCTTCCATTGAGTCAAACCCATTTGTGCGTCCCTCGACCAACTCAAGCGTCTCCTTCATGTTCCCTATGGACTCCTCGAGATTACCCACTCGATTTCTCAAAGCTATCAGCATGCCCCTTAAGCGACTTGCTTTTTTAGACCTCCCACGGGTCTGTATTGGCGTATTTTGATCAACTTCTTTCAACATCCCAACAGTTCCTTCGAACCAATAGCTCGAgtaccacttgtcacggggctagatctTTTATCTCGCAATTCATGCGGCCTTAGGTGATCCatttgctccaaactcgcctaagtcagtcTTTACTCCCAAAAGTAAGGATTCCTTTAGAATTCCTCTAAGACACCAATTTGTATAGAGGAGGCAATTTTGCCAAAATAAGTTtcaaaagaacaacaaaaagcCACGGAAAGAacgcacacaaagtgtttgagtaaatgctcaaagaattctattacGCACACAAACTGTCGAGTGGCGTTGCAATGAGAAAGAATGGTCATCGAGATGAGGACTCTATTTTTGGTAAAGATaaaccatttggtacctattttgATGCTTCCAACCATACCTAACATTACATCCATCAAACACCAAATGCAATAGGTCTAAAACATACTCAAAACCATACCAAATGAGCTTAAACATTCAACTTAACTTTCTtacaaaacattcaattcaaactcaCCAATTAAGCTTAGGTATTTCATTTCCATGGCATACATTTCAATCAACTATCCAAACATCTAACATTTACCTATACCAAAcctgtaacaacccaatttagACCCTAGTTagacagtggttttgggaccacaaatctgagtcagaatagtattttaatattattttctgtacTTATAGCATGTGAAttgacatgtgtgaaatttttgtgaattaattttatcatttgtgtgtcgatttgtgaaaaaggacttaattgcagAAAATGCAAAAGTTTGTGCCATTTGTTAAAGAGCCGAATTGACATGGCTTTTTAAGTATGAGCTCCTTAAGATGCAATTGGACCATTGAATTAATGCATGGACAAGTATGGACATTAGTTAGTggatttttaatgttatatgactaaggttaaaatagtaattgttgtgttattattaattaaataaaaacaaacatgcaaatggccattatcatctttgtttttgccgaaacacaaaataaaaagaaatgtttGAAGCTTTATTAGGTTCGGCACTTGTTTAGCTAGATTAAGGTATGTTCTttgctcggtttttgataatttttatgtttttgagatcgttgatttatatattacctagcccatgttttaatttttggaattgatgatgattttgagaagtaccattgttgataatgtgatgaaattgttgttgatgatgaaaaataaatatttgttgatagattattaaattttgttaagtaattttgataaaaatctaaattagggatttatttgtgaaaatgaaaattaagggaaaatgtgaaataaatgaaatatgtgggctTATATGAGCTATAGGAACATTCGGCCAAGCTAggatattgttaaattatgtgtattttgtgttttgtgaaatagggactaaattgtgaaaaatgtaaaattttaggggttaaaatgcaatttcccatttatttgtttttcgaataaatttgtatgaaatgtattattaaatagccaaatttgaatttatatagatcaagaacaaaagaaaacggaattagatcggggaaagtcgAAAGTAGTCGAGTATCGATTCCATCCGCTTGTCTttatccgaggtaagttcgtaagtgaataaattatgttaaattgaatgtatttatttttatacatttctgAATTAAATTCAACATAGATTAATTAGTTACGAGCTTAATTCAATTGAATTACGACATCCAAAAGCCCTTACGAATCATAGGATTCCgatatgtgatttcgtgtaTGACCACGTATGAGACGATGGCATCGATTTCAGATTTACGTGTAAggccatgtctgggacattggcatcgtatatgattatgtgtaagaccctgtctgggacagtgacatcgttatttgattacatgtaagaccacgtctgggacgttggtaTTTTACGAGCTTTTTGAGCTATCCGAGTATCCTTTtgattccgaatggttcaacaGAAAATGTTACGAAAAAACCTAATGTGAGTTTGAATTAAACGATTCAGGTATATTTGAGTTATATAAAGTTTGGAAGTAAAGGTAAGTATTGTAGTATAGCATGATAATGTGAATTAATCgcttaaatatgtttatatttatgtGTGTTCAAGATTGGGAGTTTTCGGCCTActtgtataaattatatatgttctttgTTAAACTATTTGCTTATGGCata
The nucleotide sequence above comes from Gossypium raimondii isolate GPD5lz chromosome 13, ASM2569854v1, whole genome shotgun sequence. Encoded proteins:
- the LOC105782259 gene encoding metacaspase-4 produces the protein MGKKAVLIGINYPGTKAELKGCINDVKRMYKCLIERYGFSEEDITVLIDTDNSYDQPTGKNIRRALNDLVRSAEPGDFLFVHYSGHGTRLPAETGDDDDTGYDECIVPCDMNLITDDDFRELVDKVPKGSRITIVSDSCHSGGLIDEAKEQIGDSSKPQGSEPESESGSSGFRSFLHHTVQDAFESRGIHVPSRLRHRDHHHDKEEVDDRGVNEDYDDSGYVKSRSLPLSTLIEMLKQKTGKDDIDVGKLRPTLFDMFGEDASPKVKKFMNIIMTKLQGSGDDGEGGGFMGKVGNLALQFLKQKLDDDEGYGKPALETEVSSKQEAYAGAGKHSLPDSGILISGCQTDQTSADASPSGNASKAYGALSNAIQTIIADSDGSITNKELVLKARQMLKKQGFTQQPGLYCCDHHVRAPFVCEF